A section of the Fibrobacter sp. UWH6 genome encodes:
- a CDS encoding AMP-binding protein, giving the protein MKSIAGKVFFTAISVLYPVLVFCGMEFWGLSPRRLSILLLALAFYQFLNFTRNRGAGELGRANSIKAAVLVVLILVCGVVSFFADNILFLKFYPVLVNLSLLAFFGFTLWKKPSFVFRMANLGDKTIKTSPSRNYVERYCDRVTFAWCIFFVANACVSATTVFVGSDRLWSLYNGLFSYILIGVFFAVEFLIRKIMQSKLQSYVPVCDLELNSRPEGAVVSFDGESVKTWSDFTSDVSKVRSFLESRDNCPWILHCEDSYFFVVALLAMLQSGRKALVTANRQDAFIKEIKKPEYGFITDEPFGTAADGASLIQDILKGETSDTANLKFGKFDKSKAEMVMYTSGTTGEPKAVFKLFLQFENELFELVKVFGNDWVDHKVYSTVNHHHIYGLLFSVLLPIATGLPFRRRRIDFPQELAGLVNEKAVIASSPAYLKRLAADSDKPFDFKCAPIIYSSGGPLPKEVAERACELTGYWTMEIYGSTETGGIAYRQSKNGPVWTPFEVCKMSLGENDCLNIKSSYILEPDGFTTGDLVDIYDDGRFLLKGRSDSIVKIEEKRISLPEVENRLKQTGLVQDVRVVPMVGKRQYLAAAIVLNAEGREKFAGSTKLQMNNFFHDYLVKFIENTVSPKKWRYLEELPQNTEGKIRMRDVQALFGLAESPNFRILKFRRETGVLTAKLIFPATSDYYDGHFPEFKLLPAVVQVDMVLKLARNFLDVPKELSKIHRTKFANPIFPDTPVNVKISYDEEAGKVSFNYTDELGEKTLSNGSFTMNVGGLNG; this is encoded by the coding sequence ATGAAATCTATAGCGGGAAAGGTCTTCTTTACCGCAATCTCTGTTCTGTACCCAGTACTCGTCTTTTGCGGGATGGAGTTCTGGGGACTTTCTCCTAGGCGCTTGAGCATTTTGCTCTTGGCGCTTGCCTTTTATCAGTTCCTCAATTTTACCCGCAACCGTGGGGCAGGGGAACTCGGCCGCGCGAATTCCATAAAGGCAGCGGTTCTCGTTGTGCTGATCCTAGTCTGTGGGGTAGTCTCCTTTTTTGCAGACAACATTTTGTTCCTGAAGTTCTACCCCGTGTTGGTGAACTTGAGCTTGCTCGCCTTTTTTGGCTTTACCCTATGGAAAAAGCCTAGTTTCGTATTCCGCATGGCCAACCTGGGCGATAAGACTATCAAGACTTCGCCAAGCAGGAATTATGTGGAACGGTACTGCGACAGGGTGACTTTTGCCTGGTGCATCTTCTTTGTGGCGAACGCCTGTGTGTCTGCAACCACCGTGTTCGTTGGTTCTGACCGTTTGTGGTCCTTGTACAACGGGCTTTTTTCCTACATTTTAATCGGTGTATTTTTTGCCGTTGAATTTTTGATCCGAAAGATTATGCAGAGTAAATTGCAATCCTATGTTCCTGTTTGCGACTTGGAATTGAATTCCCGCCCCGAAGGGGCTGTTGTCAGTTTTGATGGTGAAAGCGTAAAGACATGGTCTGACTTTACAAGTGACGTTTCCAAGGTTCGTTCCTTCTTGGAATCCCGGGATAATTGCCCCTGGATTTTGCATTGCGAAGACTCCTATTTCTTTGTGGTGGCCCTGCTTGCCATGTTGCAGAGTGGCCGTAAGGCTCTCGTGACTGCCAATCGCCAGGATGCCTTCATCAAGGAAATCAAGAAGCCTGAATATGGGTTTATTACCGACGAACCGTTTGGTACGGCGGCCGATGGGGCTTCCCTGATTCAGGATATCCTGAAGGGCGAAACTTCCGATACCGCAAACCTGAAATTTGGGAAGTTTGATAAGTCCAAGGCCGAAATGGTCATGTACACTTCAGGCACCACTGGCGAACCTAAGGCCGTATTCAAGCTGTTCCTGCAATTTGAGAACGAACTGTTTGAACTGGTGAAGGTCTTTGGTAATGACTGGGTAGACCACAAGGTCTATAGTACGGTCAACCATCATCATATTTATGGTTTGCTGTTCTCGGTACTTTTGCCTATCGCCACAGGACTGCCTTTCCGTAGACGCCGAATCGACTTCCCTCAGGAACTTGCCGGCCTCGTAAATGAAAAGGCTGTCATTGCATCAAGCCCTGCATACTTGAAACGCCTGGCCGCCGATAGCGACAAGCCTTTCGATTTTAAGTGCGCTCCCATCATTTATTCTTCCGGTGGTCCCTTGCCTAAGGAAGTTGCCGAAAGGGCTTGCGAACTGACTGGCTACTGGACCATGGAAATCTATGGCAGTACAGAAACAGGTGGCATTGCCTATCGACAGTCTAAGAATGGCCCTGTGTGGACACCCTTTGAAGTCTGCAAGATGAGTCTGGGCGAAAATGATTGTCTGAACATCAAGTCCAGCTACATCCTGGAACCGGATGGTTTTACCACAGGCGATCTGGTAGATATTTACGATGACGGTCGATTCCTCTTGAAGGGACGTTCCGATTCTATCGTAAAGATTGAAGAAAAGCGAATCTCCCTGCCCGAAGTCGAAAACCGCTTGAAGCAGACGGGGCTGGTGCAGGATGTGCGTGTGGTTCCCATGGTGGGCAAGCGTCAGTACTTGGCTGCAGCCATTGTGCTGAATGCCGAAGGCCGTGAAAAGTTTGCGGGCTCCACCAAACTTCAGATGAATAATTTCTTCCACGATTACCTGGTCAAGTTCATCGAAAATACGGTGTCTCCCAAGAAGTGGCGCTATCTAGAAGAATTGCCTCAGAATACCGAAGGCAAGATCCGCATGCGTGATGTGCAGGCGCTCTTTGGTTTAGCTGAAAGTCCCAATTTCAGAATTTTGAAATTCCGTCGGGAGACGGGCGTGCTGACCGCCAAGCTGATTTTCCCTGCGACAAGTGATTATTACGACGGACATTTCCCGGAGTTCAAGTTGCTTCCCGCCGTGGTGCAGGTTGACATGGTTCTTAAGTTGGCCCGTAATTTCCTGGATGTTCCCAAGGAACTTTCAAAGATTCATCGAACGAAATTTGCAAATCCCATTTTCCCGGATACGCCGGTGAATGTGAAAATTTCCTATGATGAGGAAGCAGGAAAGGTTTCCTTTAACTATACCGATGAATTGGGCGAAAAGACCTTGTCAAATGGCTCCTTCACTATGAATGTAGGTGGCTTGAATGGCTAG
- a CDS encoding fimbrial protein — translation MKSAFSSILLLTIVGLVVLVAGALYFGAPLFGWVIMGAIFVVFVMEQLLALKKLNLIEAENLVLDECESRGSYSVSGEGVVANRIQLANRLMAKRIRLDSPIAFEVLNSNVGINVPRSAGGTVILLGLMGTFFGLMYSVATAGGAIDNSTTQGTLDTIQLLFQGMKGIFGTSLCGLFAALILNTSRSLLLNARDSFMARLDTMTLNLQGETGDELEQNKNELERLFDAVEKNLAKVTSAVQDGLGGIVAKVGEELTAATTMMNQNVSDSVAKVSANVNASVEKVSAEMSASVKTLNESLASAMSGMNESVKDLGSSVSASISTAFAPMENSVKALSASVESIPSKLEDQLNGLSSALDSGLGDIASGVKAGLNSVADDVKSALSDVSGSVYDGLYKVSESAQSSLADTSNSIADSISEQVKQSNEQWNEFMQRLEERTNANVDAQRDGLETLKNVALQVAEKAQAGSAELSASVSEKLAGLSSDILGAFQKLSETSATLLEAQKALTVSIDERVVKEKEATDALGGNIVETAELMRVNQSELSANLEMLRAGLETILEKLSGDTAERDEEENFIEHLNQSLEAFHERASEVLMENAVKTQEILLEVLEQTQRPGSYSVASASSEENKVEE, via the coding sequence ATGAAGAGTGCATTTAGTTCCATCTTATTACTCACCATTGTGGGCCTTGTCGTTTTGGTGGCAGGCGCATTGTACTTTGGCGCTCCGCTGTTTGGCTGGGTGATCATGGGCGCAATCTTTGTCGTGTTCGTGATGGAACAGCTTCTGGCTCTTAAGAAGTTGAACTTGATCGAAGCTGAAAACCTGGTGCTAGACGAATGCGAAAGCCGCGGTTCTTACAGTGTGTCTGGCGAAGGTGTTGTGGCTAACCGCATTCAGCTGGCCAACCGCCTGATGGCAAAAAGGATTCGTCTGGATTCTCCCATCGCTTTCGAAGTGCTCAACAGCAATGTGGGCATTAACGTTCCCCGTAGCGCTGGCGGTACCGTTATTCTGCTGGGCCTTATGGGAACCTTCTTCGGTTTGATGTATTCCGTGGCCACAGCCGGTGGTGCCATCGACAATTCTACCACCCAGGGAACTTTGGATACTATCCAGCTTTTGTTCCAGGGTATGAAGGGTATTTTCGGTACTAGCCTTTGTGGTTTGTTTGCCGCCTTGATTTTGAATACTAGCCGCTCCCTGTTGCTCAATGCCCGCGATTCCTTTATGGCCCGCCTGGATACCATGACTTTGAATCTTCAGGGCGAAACCGGTGACGAACTGGAACAGAACAAGAATGAACTGGAACGTCTGTTTGACGCTGTGGAAAAGAATCTGGCCAAGGTGACTTCTGCTGTGCAGGATGGCCTGGGTGGTATTGTGGCTAAGGTGGGCGAGGAACTGACCGCCGCCACCACCATGATGAACCAGAATGTTTCTGATTCCGTGGCCAAGGTTTCTGCTAACGTGAACGCCTCTGTAGAAAAGGTTTCTGCAGAAATGTCTGCTTCCGTGAAGACTTTGAATGAATCTCTGGCTTCTGCCATGAGCGGCATGAACGAATCCGTCAAGGATCTGGGTAGCTCTGTTAGCGCTTCTATTTCTACTGCATTTGCTCCCATGGAAAACAGCGTGAAGGCTCTGTCTGCTTCTGTGGAATCTATTCCGTCTAAGCTTGAAGATCAGCTGAACGGCCTTTCTTCTGCACTGGATTCTGGTCTTGGCGATATTGCCAGCGGCGTGAAGGCTGGCCTTAACAGTGTGGCTGACGATGTGAAGTCTGCCCTGAGCGATGTTTCTGGCAGCGTTTATGATGGCCTTTATAAGGTTAGCGAATCTGCCCAGAGTTCTCTGGCCGATACTTCCAACAGCATTGCAGATTCCATTTCTGAACAGGTCAAGCAGTCCAACGAACAGTGGAATGAATTCATGCAGCGCCTGGAAGAACGTACCAATGCCAATGTGGATGCCCAGCGCGATGGTCTTGAAACTCTCAAGAACGTTGCCCTTCAGGTGGCCGAAAAGGCTCAGGCCGGTTCTGCAGAACTTTCCGCTTCTGTTTCCGAAAAGCTGGCTGGCCTCTCCAGCGATATCCTGGGCGCCTTCCAGAAACTTTCCGAAACTTCTGCAACTCTGCTCGAAGCCCAGAAGGCTCTTACCGTCAGCATCGACGAACGCGTTGTCAAGGAAAAGGAAGCAACCGACGCTCTTGGCGGCAACATCGTAGAAACGGCAGAACTCATGCGAGTCAACCAGTCTGAACTGAGCGCCAACCTTGAAATGCTCCGCGCTGGTCTTGAAACCATTCTTGAAAAGCTCAGCGGCGATACTGCAGAACGCGACGAAGAAGAAAACTTCATCGAACATCTGAATCAGTCTCTGGAAGCCTTCCACGAACGTGCCAGCGAAGTGCTTATGGAAAATGCGGTCAAAACTCAGGAAATCCTGTTGGAAGTTCTGGAACAGACTCAGCGTCCGGGCTCTTACTCTGTTGCATCCGCCTCTTCCGAAGAGAACAAGGTCGAGGAATAA
- a CDS encoding OmpA family protein — MRFKRDENSNPWMAYTDLGVALVSLFILAFVAMATLKEQKAEDLTRTEEEVLSCQEEMRKIAAERNALLSKSLQTSIEAGLIALEGGKIQIQASFLFPVNGADLTNEGVGVIKGISKGLLDALDSTDVIMVSGFTDDIPIKSNTYTNWNLSTERAVNVVKTLIAQGFPPDRLFAAGFGEHQPKYPNDTEEHRRLNRRVEIGVTPLQMMDKKQ, encoded by the coding sequence ATGCGTTTCAAGCGAGACGAAAACAGCAATCCCTGGATGGCCTACACGGACTTGGGCGTTGCCCTGGTGTCGTTGTTCATCTTGGCTTTTGTGGCCATGGCGACCCTCAAGGAACAGAAGGCCGAAGACCTTACCCGTACCGAAGAGGAAGTGCTGAGCTGTCAGGAAGAAATGCGCAAGATTGCCGCTGAACGTAACGCCCTTCTTTCCAAGAGTTTGCAGACCTCTATCGAGGCTGGCCTTATTGCCCTGGAAGGGGGTAAGATCCAGATTCAGGCATCCTTCCTTTTCCCGGTGAATGGTGCCGACCTGACCAACGAAGGTGTGGGCGTGATTAAGGGAATCAGCAAGGGCCTTCTTGACGCACTGGATTCTACGGATGTAATCATGGTTAGCGGTTTTACTGATGACATTCCCATCAAATCCAATACTTATACCAACTGGAATCTTTCTACGGAACGTGCAGTGAATGTGGTGAAGACCTTGATTGCCCAGGGATTCCCCCCGGATCGTCTTTTTGCCGCAGGCTTTGGCGAACACCAGCCCAAGTATCCTAACGATACCGAAGAACATCGCCGACTGAACCGCCGCGTAGAAATTGGCGTGACCCCGCTCCAGATGATGGATAAGAAGCAGTAA
- a CDS encoding methyltransferase, with product MFDFYINDNIDAVNAKFEAQKIAFAPLSFQAARALRNLGILDEISNARKKGIKISELSQKLNISLYGIGVLVEMGLGMGAIKVHKDSDDDDLRLTLGKIGFFLMKDEMTQVNMDFSQDICYRGAENLEESILKGKPAGLPHLGPWKTVYEGLSQLTEQEKKSWFGFDHFYSDLAFPEALPIVFEKPVGRLFDIGGNTAKWAISCCKYNADVKVSIIDLPGQTAVAEKNAAAAGFAERINTLPCNVLDETTAFPTGANAVWMSQFLDCFSLEEITKILTKIRKAAAPDTDVYVLEPLWDKQRFEAAAYSLQATSLYFTCIANGNSKMYRYEELKKAIEVAGFELKEAHHNVGPNAYSLLRFRIK from the coding sequence ATGTTTGACTTTTATATTAACGACAATATTGACGCTGTAAACGCCAAGTTCGAAGCTCAGAAGATTGCGTTTGCCCCCCTTAGTTTCCAGGCCGCCCGCGCCCTGCGCAACCTGGGAATCCTGGATGAAATTAGCAACGCCCGCAAAAAGGGAATCAAGATTTCCGAACTATCCCAGAAGTTGAACATTTCTCTCTATGGAATCGGCGTACTGGTAGAAATGGGACTTGGCATGGGAGCTATCAAGGTCCACAAGGATTCTGATGACGATGACCTGCGCCTTACCCTAGGCAAGATCGGCTTTTTCCTCATGAAAGATGAAATGACCCAGGTAAACATGGACTTTTCCCAGGACATCTGCTACCGCGGTGCCGAAAATCTGGAAGAATCCATCCTGAAAGGCAAGCCCGCAGGACTCCCCCACCTGGGACCGTGGAAAACTGTTTACGAAGGTCTTTCCCAGCTGACCGAACAAGAAAAGAAGAGCTGGTTCGGCTTTGACCATTTCTACTCTGATTTGGCCTTCCCCGAAGCCCTGCCCATCGTTTTCGAGAAACCCGTTGGACGTCTCTTTGACATCGGAGGCAATACTGCCAAGTGGGCCATTTCCTGCTGCAAATACAACGCAGACGTAAAAGTTTCCATTATCGATCTTCCGGGCCAGACCGCCGTTGCCGAAAAGAATGCTGCCGCAGCGGGTTTTGCCGAACGCATCAATACGCTCCCCTGCAATGTGCTGGACGAAACCACCGCTTTCCCCACCGGAGCCAATGCGGTATGGATGAGCCAATTCCTGGACTGTTTCTCTCTGGAAGAAATCACCAAGATTTTGACAAAGATCCGTAAGGCTGCAGCCCCCGATACAGACGTCTACGTTCTGGAACCCCTTTGGGACAAGCAGCGATTCGAAGCAGCAGCATATTCCCTTCAGGCGACATCACTGTACTTCACCTGCATCGCCAACGGCAACAGCAAAATGTACCGTTACGAAGAACTGAAAAAGGCAATCGAGGTTGCCGGTTTCGAGCTTAAGGAAGCGCACCACAACGTTGGCCCCAATGCTTATTCCCTTCTTCGTTTCCGTATCAAGTAA
- a CDS encoding phosphopantetheine-binding protein translates to MSDLNTRIKEVLIESLELEDITPADIVDAAPIFGKNEKGEGLGLDSIDALELGIAIKENFGVTFTVANEETKKHFASVDALAAYISKHTDA, encoded by the coding sequence ATGTCTGATCTGAACACCCGCATTAAGGAAGTGCTGATCGAATCACTGGAACTGGAAGATATCACTCCGGCCGACATTGTTGATGCGGCTCCCATTTTTGGTAAAAACGAAAAGGGTGAAGGTCTCGGTCTTGATTCCATCGACGCTCTGGAATTGGGTATTGCCATCAAGGAAAATTTTGGCGTGACCTTCACTGTGGCTAACGAAGAAACCAAGAAGCATTTCGCCTCTGTGGATGCTCTTGCCGCATACATTTCCAAGCACACTGACGCATAA
- a CDS encoding beta-ketoacyl synthase chain length factor, translating into MTKNVYIQRLASFIPNDAQPKPDVSFVPMLTRRRLTYVSRMVVLVSDMVSKDSEGNKLPPCKVTFASQFGEITQQLKISQALIDTGAVSPAHFSLSVFNASVANATILENNTAGYSAVFSGKESFTSGLTDCLAALQNCDDATERTFIFADELIPETYAPVAGVPYPNAVCGLALRLTTDEAKADKAYKGINLNSQLEYLKMLQGNFDTAAEQAIAFLSALEMQKQPVF; encoded by the coding sequence ATGACAAAGAACGTTTATATCCAGCGACTGGCAAGTTTCATTCCCAACGACGCCCAACCCAAGCCTGACGTATCTTTCGTCCCGATGCTTACCCGCCGTCGCCTAACCTATGTTTCCCGCATGGTCGTTCTCGTAAGCGATATGGTATCCAAGGATAGCGAAGGCAACAAGTTGCCTCCTTGCAAGGTGACGTTCGCCTCTCAGTTTGGCGAAATCACCCAGCAGCTCAAAATATCCCAGGCGCTAATTGATACGGGCGCGGTTTCTCCGGCCCATTTTAGCCTTTCGGTATTTAACGCCTCTGTCGCAAACGCAACCATTCTCGAAAACAACACCGCAGGCTACTCAGCCGTCTTCTCGGGAAAGGAATCCTTTACCTCGGGCCTCACGGATTGCCTCGCCGCCTTGCAAAATTGCGACGACGCTACGGAACGAACCTTCATCTTTGCAGACGAACTAATTCCCGAAACTTACGCACCCGTGGCAGGAGTCCCCTACCCCAATGCCGTTTGCGGTCTCGCCCTCCGACTCACCACCGACGAGGCTAAGGCCGACAAGGCCTACAAGGGAATCAACCTGAATTCTCAGTTGGAGTACCTCAAGATGCTTCAGGGGAATTTTGACACCGCGGCAGAACAGGCCATCGCTTTCCTGAGCGCCCTAGAAATGCAGAAGCAACCCGTATTCTAG
- a CDS encoding 1-acyl-sn-glycerol-3-phosphate acyltransferase: MQKIIYIYRIAVKLFSFAFFGLCSLGLALGLFPIMHVLAGFSEKKFKAIARRFNHWYFKVFVNVMKTIRCISVNVENKEQLSNIKSKVVIANHPSLLDVVILFSLIPNADCIVKGSLIENKFISLIVRNLYIPNTIPFDEQMERARQSMEEGNNLIIFPEGTRSRPGQPWEFKKGAARFALYSENDVVPIFFGGNEKIGLRKCDKLLQYHPTERYQYNLKVLPQISAAPYKGVPMTKSAIKLTEKMKMALEQELSNV, from the coding sequence ATGCAGAAGATTATCTACATCTACCGAATTGCAGTAAAACTTTTCAGTTTTGCATTTTTTGGTTTATGCAGTCTAGGATTGGCCCTTGGGCTTTTCCCCATTATGCATGTCTTGGCCGGATTCTCCGAAAAAAAGTTTAAGGCCATTGCCCGACGTTTCAACCATTGGTATTTCAAAGTTTTCGTAAACGTCATGAAGACCATTCGGTGCATCAGCGTAAACGTCGAAAACAAGGAACAACTTTCGAATATCAAGTCCAAGGTGGTTATCGCCAACCACCCATCCCTACTGGATGTGGTCATATTATTTTCGCTGATACCCAACGCAGACTGTATTGTCAAGGGTTCACTCATCGAAAACAAGTTCATCTCCTTGATCGTACGCAACCTTTACATTCCAAACACAATTCCTTTTGACGAACAGATGGAACGGGCAAGGCAATCCATGGAGGAAGGCAATAACCTGATCATCTTCCCCGAAGGAACCCGTTCTAGGCCAGGTCAACCCTGGGAATTCAAGAAGGGAGCCGCACGTTTCGCCCTATACTCCGAAAACGATGTCGTACCCATATTTTTCGGCGGAAACGAAAAGATTGGACTCCGGAAGTGTGATAAACTTTTGCAGTACCACCCCACGGAACGCTACCAGTACAACCTTAAAGTTCTACCCCAGATATCTGCGGCACCATACAAAGGTGTACCTATGACGAAGAGTGCCATTAAACTCACCGAAAAAATGAAGATGGCGCTTGAACAGGAACTTTCAAATGTCTAA
- the argH gene encoding argininosuccinate lyase: MSMNTKTVKAPKAEKKTSGKSGTQTNMWTGRFASGMAQSMVDLSFSLHFDSELIEEDIEGSIGHGKGLVESGVLTKAEYKKICDGLKTILDDYHAGKNLWQPSDEDIHMAVERVLTERIGALGKKIHTGRSRNDQVCTDFKLYMRHRAAEIRALEVELMDVVLDLSKKYFGKLMPGYTHLQQAQPIYFSHYLMSMFFAVSRDVKRLDNFLELHSQLPLGSGAMAGSAFPYQRALVAKELGFKDVSPNSIDAVSHRDMMLEFNADLAIIANTMSRYAEDFVNWSTSEFGFLTLHDAFSSGSSMMPQKKNPDSMELIRGKSGRMLGNFSAMYTLVKGAPLSYSRDLQEDKEPVFDSVHNVKVILRVMKEALETARFNFDKMQAKMLPALLATDLADLLVEAGVPFRDAHHVVGSLVGEAARSGKEFTELSDESWAAAGVPDVQKMKKTLTFEYSVSRRNIEGGTGPKSVKQQFAKAEALLKKFKASVAKKR, from the coding sequence ATGTCAATGAATACAAAGACCGTTAAGGCCCCCAAGGCTGAAAAGAAAACCTCTGGCAAGTCCGGCACCCAGACCAACATGTGGACCGGCCGTTTCGCTAGCGGCATGGCACAGTCCATGGTTGACCTCTCCTTCAGCCTCCACTTCGACTCCGAACTGATTGAAGAAGATATCGAAGGCAGCATCGGTCACGGCAAGGGTCTGGTAGAATCCGGCGTTTTGACCAAGGCTGAATACAAGAAAATTTGCGACGGTCTCAAGACCATTCTCGATGACTATCATGCAGGCAAGAACCTGTGGCAGCCTTCCGACGAAGACATTCACATGGCAGTGGAACGCGTTCTCACCGAACGTATCGGCGCTCTGGGCAAGAAGATCCACACCGGCCGTAGCCGCAATGACCAGGTCTGCACCGACTTCAAGCTTTACATGCGTCACCGCGCCGCAGAAATTCGCGCTTTGGAAGTGGAACTGATGGACGTCGTTCTGGACCTTTCCAAGAAGTACTTCGGCAAGCTGATGCCGGGCTACACCCATCTGCAGCAGGCACAGCCCATCTACTTCAGCCATTATCTGATGAGCATGTTCTTTGCCGTTTCCCGCGACGTGAAGCGCTTGGACAACTTCCTGGAACTGCACTCCCAGCTGCCCCTGGGTAGCGGCGCCATGGCTGGTTCCGCATTCCCCTACCAGCGCGCATTGGTTGCAAAGGAACTTGGCTTCAAGGATGTGAGCCCCAACTCCATCGACGCCGTAAGCCATCGCGACATGATGCTGGAATTCAACGCCGACCTCGCCATCATCGCAAACACCATGAGCCGTTACGCCGAAGATTTCGTAAACTGGAGCACCAGCGAATTCGGCTTCCTCACTTTGCACGATGCATTCAGCAGTGGCTCTTCCATGATGCCCCAGAAGAAGAACCCGGACTCCATGGAACTGATCCGCGGTAAGTCCGGCCGTATGCTGGGTAACTTCAGCGCCATGTACACTCTGGTGAAGGGCGCCCCCCTCTCCTACAGCCGCGACCTGCAGGAAGACAAGGAACCGGTATTCGACAGCGTCCACAACGTAAAGGTGATCCTCCGCGTCATGAAGGAAGCTCTGGAAACCGCACGCTTCAACTTCGACAAGATGCAGGCCAAGATGCTGCCGGCGCTGCTGGCTACCGACCTGGCAGACTTGCTGGTGGAAGCAGGCGTTCCCTTCCGCGACGCACATCACGTTGTGGGTAGCCTGGTTGGCGAAGCCGCTCGCAGCGGCAAGGAATTCACCGAACTGTCCGACGAATCCTGGGCAGCCGCCGGCGTTCCCGACGTGCAGAAGATGAAGAAGACCCTCACCTTCGAATACAGCGTCAGCCGCCGTAACATCGAAGGCGGTACCGGTCCCAAGTCCGTGAAGCAGCAGTTCGCAAAGGCCGAAGCTCTTCTTAAAAAGTTTAAGGCAAGCGTAGCAAAGAAGCGCTAG
- a CDS encoding FISUMP domain-containing protein, with translation MNANVDGSYCYKDDEKNCKKYGRLYTYEAASNVCPEGWELPSMATVYLLWDKSDAGFETSNAYYLKSTTDWKDDNNGDDLFGFNVILQEATNRGTLLT, from the coding sequence ATGAACGCCAATGTGGATGGCAGCTATTGCTATAAGGATGACGAAAAGAACTGCAAGAAGTATGGCCGTCTTTACACCTATGAAGCGGCTAGCAACGTTTGCCCCGAAGGCTGGGAACTTCCGTCTATGGCGACTGTGTACCTTTTGTGGGATAAGTCAGACGCGGGATTCGAAACTTCCAATGCATACTATTTAAAATCTACGACTGATTGGAAGGATGATAATAACGGTGATGATCTCTTTGGGTTTAACGTTATCCTGCAGGAGGCTACGAATCGGGGGACTTTATTGACTTGA
- a CDS encoding acyl carrier protein codes for MEKQEIFDKIKTALIEEFEMDEAKLTPEARLYEDLELDSIDAVDLIVKLKSFLPRNIDPEVFKTVRTLQDVVDAIYNLIQTAESK; via the coding sequence ATGGAAAAACAGGAAATTTTTGATAAGATCAAGACCGCCCTCATCGAAGAATTCGAAATGGATGAGGCCAAGCTTACGCCCGAGGCTCGTCTTTACGAAGACCTGGAACTGGATAGCATCGATGCTGTGGACCTGATTGTGAAGTTGAAGTCCTTCCTGCCTCGCAATATCGATCCGGAAGTGTTCAAGACCGTGCGTACCCTTCAGGATGTGGTGGATGCCATCTACAACCTGATCCAGACTGCGGAATCCAAATAA
- a CDS encoding glycosyltransferase family 2 protein, producing MASLTDIKICAVVPVYRHEAASRHVVDVLASYGIPVVLVDDGNAPEGHQILEQIASEVPNTILVTHAVNGGKGKAVCSGLEAAVKAGFTHALQVDADGQHDMGKIPFFVKAAQKHPDDLIGGFPQYDETVPKAREQGRKITNFWVSIETMSREIPDSMCGFRVYPLASVWPVAKKIRNYRMGFDIEILVKLSWKGLKMRFYPIKVSYPEDGVSNFRVFHDNVAISATHTKLCCGMFLRSPMILARRLFKKK from the coding sequence ATGGCTAGTTTGACTGATATTAAGATTTGTGCGGTCGTTCCTGTATACCGTCATGAGGCGGCGTCCCGTCATGTGGTGGATGTGCTGGCTTCTTATGGCATACCGGTTGTTCTTGTGGACGATGGTAATGCGCCCGAAGGGCATCAGATTCTGGAACAGATTGCTAGTGAAGTTCCCAATACCATTCTTGTGACCCACGCCGTAAATGGTGGCAAGGGCAAGGCTGTCTGTTCTGGCCTTGAAGCTGCTGTAAAGGCTGGCTTTACCCACGCGTTGCAGGTGGATGCGGATGGTCAGCATGACATGGGCAAGATTCCCTTCTTTGTGAAGGCCGCGCAAAAGCATCCTGACGATCTGATTGGCGGCTTCCCCCAGTATGACGAAACCGTTCCCAAGGCTCGCGAGCAGGGGCGCAAGATTACCAACTTCTGGGTGTCCATTGAAACCATGTCCAGGGAAATTCCTGATTCCATGTGCGGTTTCAGAGTTTATCCGCTGGCTAGTGTCTGGCCCGTAGCAAAGAAAATTCGCAATTACCGAATGGGCTTCGATATTGAGATTCTAGTGAAACTTTCCTGGAAGGGCCTTAAGATGCGCTTCTATCCCATCAAGGTTAGCTATCCCGAAGACGGTGTTTCCAACTTCCGTGTTTTTCACGACAATGTCGCCATATCTGCAACGCACACTAAGCTGTGCTGCGGCATGTTCCTTCGCAGTCCCATGATTCTTGCTCGCAGACTTTTTAAGAAGAAGTAG